A single genomic interval of Daucus carota subsp. sativus chromosome 1, DH1 v3.0, whole genome shotgun sequence harbors:
- the LOC108220050 gene encoding late seed maturation protein P8B6: protein MATVEERKELDARAKRGETVVPGGKGGKSLLAQEKLAEGRMKGGKTRREQLGINGYKMMGKKGGQTRKEQLGTEGFRKLGRLGGLSNIAMKSGSTSASTSPDPAPGSTSTSTSPDAVSTPALPLNRASDEN from the exons ATGGCAACTGTAGAAGAACGAAAGGAACTTGACGCTAGGGCCAAGAGAGGAGAAACGGTTGTTCCGGGAGGCAAAGGGGGGAAAAGTCTTTTAGCTCAAGAAAAACTTGCTGAAG GTCGGATGAAAGGTGGAAAGACAAGAAGGGAGCAACTAGGAATAAATGGCTACAAGATGATGGGGAAAAAGGGTGGCCAGACAAGAAAGGAACAACTCGGAACCGAAGGTTTTAGAAAATTAGGCCGTCTTGGTGGGCTCTCCAACATTGCAATGAAATCTGGATCAACATCAGCTTCCACATCTCCAGACCCCGCACCTGGATCAACATCAACTTCTACATCCCCAGACGCCGTGTCTACACCTGCACTCCCATTAAACCGTGCTTCTGATGAAAATTAG
- the LOC108209346 gene encoding protein XRI1, which produces MWEWHDDEFVLDEVTNLDVPQSLWNDLVPNEENLSCVFDEITPVKACGDVDCPNTNNGEMSESRKETADNTQDREKCKSNSSHVKRRRMLQFDSEAIPILDCNEDMPPAFLKEKDRADTLEEAFSNMSQWVSGEDTSSSGYEGLDQSSEVWVANCLTNAEIQLSSNDLNSSGAAEVQNAGLSDIHREHETRRAQKCRPRPRKNVVLKGKKSYTQTPVKGTSSVAYPFGFIKPCGVHGDVTLRDINQRICTPPKPKPKEEDPAAIYPTSAFSGKPVVGQTKIHTEGGKGCITIMRTKG; this is translated from the exons ATGTGGGAATGGCATGATGACGAGTTCGTTCTCGATGAAGTAACCAATCTAG ATGTACCTCAGAGCCTATGGAATGATTTAGTCCCGAATGAGGAAAATCTATCCTGTGTGTTTGATGAAATAACTCCAGTAAAAGCCTGTGGAGATGTGGATTGCCCCAATACAAACAATG GGGAAATGTCTGAGTCCAGGAAAGAAACTGCAGATAATACACAGGACAGGGAAAAGTGCAAGTCCAATTCTTCACATGTAAAGAGGCGCCGGATGTTACAATTTGACTCTGAGGCTATACCTATTCTTGACTGCAACGAAGACATGCCCCCGGCATTCTTAAAAGAAAAG GATAGGGCAGACACTCTTGAAGAGGCTTTTTCCAATATGTCACAATGGGTTTCTGGAG AAGATACATCATCATCAGGCTATGAGGGCCTGGATCAATCATCTGAAGTATGGGTAGCTAATTGCTTGACTAATGCTGAGATTCAACTTAGCTCTAATGATTT GAATAGTTCTGGTGCGGCTGAAGTTCAAAATGCTG GTTTGTCTGACATCCATCGTGAACATGAGACTAGGAGAGCTCAGAAGTGTCGCCCTCGACCTCGTAAAAATGTTGTTCTCAAAG GTAAAAAGTCATACACACAGACTCCAGTTAAGGGGACATCTTCTGTCGCCTACCCATTTGGTTTTATTAAACCATGTGGTGTTCATGGAGATGTGACTCTGAGAGACATAAACCAGCGGATTTGCACTCCACCAAAGCCAAAGCCAAAAGAAGAAGACCCTGCTGCTATTTATCCAACTTCAGCGTTTTCTGGGAAGCCTGTTGTCGGTCAGACTAAAATTCACACTGAAGGCGGAAAGGGCTGCATAACAATCATGCGAACAAAGGGATGA